Proteins found in one Candidatus Nitrosopelagicus brevis genomic segment:
- a CDS encoding C2H2-type zinc finger protein — protein sequence MKLFTKSEESSTKCKKCGSELHDAERLKRHEKIAHGRRVDVKCRNCGTEFRDPDDLRKHKKKCK from the coding sequence ATGAAACTTTTCACCAAATCAGAAGAGAGTTCAACAAAATGCAAAAAATGTGGATCAGAATTACATGATGCAGAGAGACTGAAAAGACATGAAAAAATTGCACATGGAAGAAGGGTTGACGTCAAGTGTCGGAATTGTGGGACGGAGTTTAGAGACCCAGATGACTTGAGAAAACACAAAAAGAAGTGTAAATGA
- a CDS encoding tetratricopeptide repeat protein, with the protein MGLFGKKEDPEDLMYQAMTFLEKNQPKAAVSLFKKVTKIDPENVNAWYNQGLALNQLKKYADAITCFDMITQRNPNDAAALNNRGIAMAELGDPEGAMEYYEKAIKADSSYAPAYYNKGVLLDKKLEHDESLKVLDEAIEKDPKKPNPRFYKGIVLGKMGKHELALNCFESVHRANPQHLDSFFHKGIELAELERHEKAIEVFDKILDKHKGNVNVVYAKARSKAAMNEVNEAFDLLNLAIKQSKAIKLWARKEKVFQKFYDDPEFQRMVK; encoded by the coding sequence ATGGGATTGTTTGGAAAAAAGGAAGACCCGGAAGACTTGATGTATCAAGCAATGACATTTTTAGAAAAAAATCAGCCAAAAGCAGCAGTCTCATTATTCAAAAAAGTAACAAAAATTGATCCAGAAAATGTTAACGCATGGTATAATCAGGGTTTGGCATTAAATCAATTAAAAAAATATGCAGATGCAATAACATGCTTTGATATGATAACACAAAGAAATCCAAATGATGCAGCTGCGCTGAATAATAGAGGCATTGCAATGGCAGAACTTGGAGACCCAGAAGGAGCAATGGAATATTATGAAAAAGCAATTAAAGCAGATTCAAGCTATGCTCCTGCATATTACAATAAGGGAGTTTTATTGGATAAGAAACTTGAACATGATGAATCGCTGAAAGTTTTGGATGAGGCAATTGAGAAAGATCCAAAGAAACCAAATCCAAGATTTTACAAAGGAATTGTTTTAGGTAAAATGGGAAAGCATGAACTTGCATTGAATTGTTTTGAAAGTGTTCATAGAGCAAATCCGCAACACCTTGATTCATTTTTTCATAAAGGAATAGAATTAGCAGAATTAGAAAGACATGAAAAAGCAATAGAGGTTTTTGATAAAATTTTAGATAAACACAAGGGCAATGTGAATGTGGTTTATGCCAAAGCTAGGAGCAAAGCTGCAATGAATGAAGTGAATGAAGCGTTTGATTTGTTGAATCTCGCAATAAAACAGTCAAAGGCAATCAAGCTATGGGCAAGAAAAGAAAAAGTTTTTCAGAAATTTTATGATGACCCAGAATTTCAAAGAATGGTAAAATGA
- a CDS encoding cupin domain-containing protein gives MQKENLFTKSGIPSKKAKVNYFTGKIAAKDISAKIKPSTEKIYHVTFKNGARTKLHFHDAGQTLIVTKGKGSLVMYKKIGTGTKNFKIKKLESMNLNKGDCVHIPAKRLHTHGSTKKSEDFAHVAINSFPKKKSEPKTIWYESDFKTIVTEQLP, from the coding sequence ATGCAAAAAGAGAATCTCTTTACAAAATCAGGCATACCAAGTAAAAAAGCTAAAGTGAATTATTTTACAGGAAAAATTGCTGCAAAAGACATTTCAGCCAAAATTAAGCCAAGTACAGAGAAAATTTATCATGTAACATTCAAAAATGGAGCACGTACAAAACTCCATTTTCATGATGCAGGACAGACACTGATAGTTACTAAAGGTAAAGGTAGCTTAGTTATGTACAAAAAAATTGGTACAGGAACAAAAAATTTTAAAATAAAAAAATTAGAAAGTATGAATCTGAATAAAGGTGATTGTGTACATATTCCTGCAAAAAGATTACACACACATGGTTCTACAAAGAAAAGTGAAGATTTTGCACATGTTGCAATAAACTCATTTCCAAAGAAAAAATCAGAACCAAAAACAATTTGGTATGAATCAGATTTTAAAACAATCGTAACTGAACAATTACCATAA
- a CDS encoding cupin domain-containing protein, which produces MNTKEIENIDAFSGHEGTQIRQIFSPEDTANTTRYSLAHCTIAPGNSSKPHKMKTSEIYYILQGSGIMHIEEEQKVVKKNETIFVPPMSKQFIENNGEGDLIALCIVDPAWKQEDEVTE; this is translated from the coding sequence ATGAATACTAAAGAAATTGAAAATATAGATGCATTCTCAGGACATGAGGGGACACAGATTAGACAAATTTTTTCTCCCGAAGACACAGCCAATACAACTCGATATAGTTTGGCACACTGTACAATAGCCCCAGGCAATAGTTCAAAACCACATAAAATGAAGACAAGTGAAATTTACTATATTTTGCAAGGAAGTGGGATTATGCATATTGAAGAAGAACAAAAAGTAGTGAAGAAAAATGAAACAATCTTTGTTCCGCCAATGTCTAAACAATTCATAGAGAACAATGGAGAGGGAGATCTGATTGCACTTTGTATAGTAGATCCAGCGTGGAAACAAGAAGATGAAGTCACAGAATAG